In Halobaculum sp. XH14, a single genomic region encodes these proteins:
- the dph2 gene encoding diphthamide biosynthesis enzyme Dph2, with protein MSQRREGDLTNTGMSLKHDREWDYELDRIVEAVEERDAEKVGLQFPEGLKRRAPAVADDLRELTEGVRYLISGQPCYGACDLDTYLMRRCDVFVHFGHSPMKQSDKIIYVPLFSNVDPFPIMDESLEELADPAEDPDVGLVTTAQHMNLFEEMYDWLEERGFEVHTRRGDDRLTHEGQVLGCNYASADIDADQVLYVGGGKFHPLGLAMEHPEKTVVIADPVNNVVTVADTEKFLKQRYGAVHRAMDADTFGVILCTKIGQGRFDTAEGIVEENENAHLITMDEVTPDRLRNFDFDAFVNTGCPRITTDDGPRFHKPMLTPGEYEIAVGNKPLEDLEFDTFHGTW; from the coding sequence ATGAGCCAGCGACGCGAGGGCGACCTCACGAACACCGGGATGTCCCTCAAGCACGACCGCGAGTGGGACTACGAACTCGACCGCATCGTGGAGGCGGTCGAGGAGCGCGACGCCGAGAAGGTCGGCCTCCAGTTCCCGGAGGGGCTGAAGCGGCGCGCGCCCGCGGTCGCCGACGACCTCCGCGAACTCACCGAGGGCGTCCGCTATCTCATCTCGGGCCAGCCGTGCTACGGCGCCTGCGACCTCGACACGTACCTGATGCGCCGGTGTGACGTGTTCGTCCACTTCGGCCACTCGCCGATGAAGCAGTCGGACAAGATCATCTACGTCCCCCTGTTCTCGAACGTCGACCCGTTCCCCATCATGGACGAGTCGCTGGAGGAACTCGCGGACCCCGCCGAGGACCCCGACGTCGGCCTCGTCACCACCGCCCAGCACATGAACCTGTTCGAGGAGATGTACGACTGGCTGGAGGAGCGCGGCTTCGAGGTCCACACCCGCCGGGGCGACGACCGACTCACCCACGAGGGGCAGGTGCTCGGCTGCAACTACGCCTCCGCCGACATCGACGCCGACCAGGTGCTGTACGTCGGCGGCGGGAAGTTCCACCCGCTCGGCCTCGCGATGGAACACCCCGAGAAGACGGTCGTCATCGCCGACCCCGTCAACAACGTCGTCACCGTCGCGGACACCGAGAAGTTCCTCAAACAGCGCTACGGCGCGGTCCACCGCGCGATGGACGCCGACACGTTCGGCGTCATCCTCTGTACGAAGATCGGCCAGGGCCGGTTCGACACCGCCGAGGGGATCGTCGAGGAGAACGAGAACGCCCACCTCATCACGATGGACGAGGTGACGCCCGACCGCCTCCGCAACTTCGATTTCGACGCGTTCGTCAACACCGGCTGTCCGCGCATCACGACCGACGACGGCCCTAGGTTCCACAAGCCGATGCTCACGCCCGGCGAGTACGAGATCGCCGTCGGCAACAAGCCGCTCGAGGACCTCGAGTTCGACACGTTCCACGGAACCTGGTGA
- a CDS encoding sodium:calcium antiporter, whose product MVLGGFLPDSTLVHVAVIAVTTGLIWLGSGWLESSAEHLSAYYGLPAVVQGSVVVAVGSSFPELASVVITALGDSFGMGVGAVVGSAIFNILVIPALSGIATHEPLDVSRTIVYKEAQFYMLAVSALVITFAFAIIYFPVDGGAALEGNVTRPLALIPLLLYGLYLFIQWQDVGDHESDDAGGDVNVLREWGRLAVGLLVILVAVESLVGAVEGLNATFGIPEFLAGVTIIAAATSLPDALVSVRAARGGKSVTSLGNVLGSNTFDLLVAIPVGVLIAGSAPVSFTVAAPMMGVLTVATILLFTMLRTDLTLTDVESYSLLVAYLIFVGWVVGETIGMFGLIRV is encoded by the coding sequence ATGGTGCTTGGCGGATTCCTGCCCGACTCGACTCTTGTGCATGTGGCTGTCATCGCTGTCACTACCGGCCTGATATGGTTAGGCAGCGGGTGGTTGGAGAGTTCGGCAGAACATCTCTCGGCATACTACGGGTTGCCTGCGGTAGTGCAGGGTTCTGTCGTCGTTGCTGTCGGATCAAGTTTCCCCGAACTGGCCTCCGTCGTCATTACCGCACTCGGGGACTCATTCGGGATGGGGGTGGGTGCTGTCGTCGGTTCGGCAATATTCAATATTCTTGTCATTCCGGCCCTCTCTGGAATAGCAACCCATGAACCGCTCGACGTAAGCCGAACGATTGTGTATAAAGAAGCGCAATTTTACATGCTTGCTGTATCTGCACTGGTTATTACCTTCGCCTTTGCAATTATCTACTTCCCTGTGGATGGTGGGGCAGCACTTGAGGGGAATGTAACCCGCCCGCTCGCACTGATTCCGTTGCTCCTCTACGGACTGTATCTGTTCATCCAGTGGCAAGATGTGGGGGATCACGAAAGCGACGATGCCGGTGGTGACGTGAACGTGCTCCGTGAATGGGGACGGTTGGCCGTCGGGTTGCTCGTGATTCTCGTCGCTGTCGAGTCGCTTGTCGGTGCTGTCGAAGGGCTAAACGCCACGTTCGGTATCCCTGAGTTTCTGGCCGGCGTGACTATCATAGCAGCAGCCACCAGCCTGCCGGACGCACTCGTCAGTGTCCGGGCTGCAAGAGGTGGTAAGAGTGTGACGAGTCTCGGAAACGTGCTCGGTAGTAACACCTTCGACTTGCTGGTTGCCATTCCTGTGGGTGTGCTCATCGCCGGGAGTGCTCCCGTATCATTTACGGTTGCAGCACCGATGATGGGAGTTCTAACCGTCGCTACAATCCTCCTATTCACCATGCTGCGAACGGATTTGACTCTCACCGATGTAGAATCATACAGTCTACTCGTCGCCTATCTCATTTTCGTCGGGTGGGTTGTCGGCGAGACTATCGGGATGTTCGGGCTTATCCGGGTGTAG